TCTTCCACTTTTACTTTATAATCCGTCCCCATGTGACGCTTAACGGATTGAATGGTGTTTGGATTTGTAATGGACTGACGCTTTGCAACTTCCCCAACTTGACGTTCTCCATTTTTAAATGCTACGACGGAAGGTGTTGTACGATTTCCTTCTGGATTTGGAATTACTTTTGGTTCTCCACCTTCTAAAATTGCGACACATGAATTTGTTGTTCCTAAATCAATACCAATAATTTTACTCATTCTAAAATTCCTCCTAATTATTCGCTTTTATTCGTTTACTTTTACCATAGATGGTCGAATAACTCGATCCTTTAAACGATACCCTTTTTGAAGTTCTTGTAACACGATTCCACTTTCTTGTTCCTCATCTTTTTCCGTCATAACTGGTTGATGAGAGTGTGCATCGAAATGTTGCCCTACAGCATCAATTGGTTCAAGTCCAGCATTTTTCGTCACTTCTTGGAGCGTCTGGTACACCATTTCAATCCCTTTTTTAAGGGCTTTTGCATCTTCCGAAGTAGCATCCACTTGAAGGGCGCGTTCAAAATTATCTAAAACTGGTAGTAATTCATGTAATACTTGCTGATTTTTATATTTCTCTGCCGCTTCACGATCTAAATTGACCCGTTTTCGGTAATTATCAAAATCAGCACGTAAACGTAAATGTTTGTTTGTTTCTTCTTCTAATTGCGCTTTCACTAAGTCCAGTTCAGAAACTTCTTCTTGCTCTCCTTGAGAACTTTCTGACGTTTCATCTTCTACTTGCATGGAATCTTCGTCCAAACTTTGTGCTGTTGTTACTTCACGTAACTCTTCTTCCGAGCTTGTAGTACACTCATGATTGACATCTTTATGCTCATTCGTCAAAAGAAGTTCCTCCTTTATCCATTTAACCCTTTAAAGAGTTTGGTTAGTTCTCTTGATAAATCTCCCGACATAAAATCGAGTATCGAAACAGCACGTTTGTAGTCCATTCGAGTAGGACCAATAATGGCAATGGTGCCTTGTTGCTCTTCTCCAATGGAATACTTAGCTGATACGACACTTATGTCTTCCATTCCCTGTAAATTATTCTCTGTACCTATTCGGATTTGCATCCCTTTTTCCGTATCAGAAAACATTGATGTTATTTGAGGTAATTGATCCATAAACGTAAACAGTCCGGTTGCTTTTTGTAGGTCATGAAATTCCGGATATTGTAGTAAATTCGTTTTTCCACCGTAGTAAACTTTTTCCTCATTAGGACTAACAAGAGTTGTCGATAAAGATTGGTACAATTCAGCATATCTTCCAATATGCTTTTTCATTAATGAAAGTGCTTCTCGTTCTAAAACGTGTTGGAGTTCATGTAAGTGAACACCAGTAAGCTGCTCATTTAAAATATTGACCATTTTCTCCAGATCACTCGCATCAATACCTTGCGGAATTTCTACTAAACGATTTTCCACGTGCCCTGTATCTAAAATGATAATGGCTACTGCAGATTGCCCGGACAATGGAACAATCGAAAATTTCTTTACCCGATATTTTTTCATATCTGGACCTAACAAGATGGTCGTGTAGCTTGTCAGTTCTGATAAAATCAACGCTGTACGTTGGATAATATGTTCCGCTTCCAATAATCTTTCTTCAAAAATCGATTGAATTTGTTGAATATCTGATTTTGGAACACTTGTTGGAGACAAAAAATGATCCACATAATAGCGATATCCCTTTTGTGACGGAATACGACCAGAAGAAGTATGCGTTTTCTCTAAAAACCCTAATTCTTCTAAATCGGCCATTTCATTCCGAATAGTCGCTGGACTAAACGGAACTTCTTCTTTCTTCGAAAGTTGTCTTGATCCAACAGGTTGAGCAGATTGAATAAAGTCATCCACGGTAACTTGTAAAATGAGCAACTGTCTATTCGTTAACATCATCATCACCTCTGTTAGCACTCGTTTGTTTAGAGTGCTAATACTCATACATAAATTATCAAATCAACTACACACTGTCAACCAAAACACTTCCATTTAGGAAAGTAAAAATCGACTAAAAATTTCATTCGCTATAAACCGTGCTTTCGGAGGAATTTGTATGTAATCTCCATCTCGAACGAGCAAGCCTTTGTTTGTTAAATCGTTTACCGTCTCTCCAAAGACATCTTCAAGAGAAACAGTATATTTCTCCGAAAATTCTCGGAGTGATACACCTTTTGTCATTCTCAGTCCAAGAAATAGCTGTTCTTCCATAGACTCTTCTTTTGTGACAAGATGTGTCGAATGAATGGCGTTGTTAGTAGACTGTACTGCTTGAATATATTTTTTGATTGGACCAATATTCGAATAACGGTTTCCATTTAAATAGCCGTGTGCCCCCGCTCCAATTCCGGCATACGATTCATTGCTCCAGTATATAGAATTATGAATGGAGTGAAAATTTTCCTTTCCGAAATTACTTATTTCATATTGGTAGCGTTCATTTTCTTCCATAAAACGCATTAATTCGGCGTACATAGTAGCTTCTAAATCTTGACCTGGTAAAGGCAATTTTCCTTTTCGAAATAAATTATAGAAAACCGTTTTAGGTTCAACTAATAAGGAATATGCGGAATAATGTGGCAAGTCTAATGAAAGTGCAATCTCCATTGTTTCTCTCCATTCTTCGAGAGTTTGATCTGGAAGTCCGTACATCAGATCGATACTAATATTGGATAGCCCAATGGACTTCGCATATGAAATCGCTTGAAAAACTTGCTCATTATGATGAACTCGTCCAAGTTTTTGGAGTAAATGTGGTTGAAAGCTTTGTACCCCCATACTTAATCTGTTCACGCCATACTTCGCTAATATATCTAATTTAGAGGCTGTGAGTTCATCAGGATTTGCCTCCGATGTCCATTCAAGCGACGCAGCGTTTGGAACTAACTTAATAATTCCAGCTAATAACGTGCCCAACTGTTGATCGGTTAAAGAGGTAGGAGTTCCCCCACCAAGAAAAACAGATTCAAGGTTTTGTGGTTCCTTGTTTTCACGTAAGGTATGTTCTATTTCAATTAAGACACTTTTTAAATAGTCATCTACTGGTTGTTTGTCAAAAAA
The Paenisporosarcina cavernae genome window above contains:
- the hrcA gene encoding heat-inducible transcriptional repressor HrcA — its product is MLTNRQLLILQVTVDDFIQSAQPVGSRQLSKKEEVPFSPATIRNEMADLEELGFLEKTHTSSGRIPSQKGYRYYVDHFLSPTSVPKSDIQQIQSIFEERLLEAEHIIQRTALILSELTSYTTILLGPDMKKYRVKKFSIVPLSGQSAVAIIILDTGHVENRLVEIPQGIDASDLEKMVNILNEQLTGVHLHELQHVLEREALSLMKKHIGRYAELYQSLSTTLVSPNEEKVYYGGKTNLLQYPEFHDLQKATGLFTFMDQLPQITSMFSDTEKGMQIRIGTENNLQGMEDISVVSAKYSIGEEQQGTIAIIGPTRMDYKRAVSILDFMSGDLSRELTKLFKGLNG
- the hemW gene encoding radical SAM family heme chaperone HemW; this translates as MKGIYIHIPFCHQICHYCDFNKVFFDKQPVDDYLKSVLIEIEHTLRENKEPQNLESVFLGGGTPTSLTDQQLGTLLAGIIKLVPNAASLEWTSEANPDELTASKLDILAKYGVNRLSMGVQSFQPHLLQKLGRVHHNEQVFQAISYAKSIGLSNISIDLMYGLPDQTLEEWRETMEIALSLDLPHYSAYSLLVEPKTVFYNLFRKGKLPLPGQDLEATMYAELMRFMEENERYQYEISNFGKENFHSIHNSIYWSNESYAGIGAGAHGYLNGNRYSNIGPIKKYIQAVQSTNNAIHSTHLVTKEESMEEQLFLGLRMTKGVSLREFSEKYTVSLEDVFGETVNDLTNKGLLVRDGDYIQIPPKARFIANEIFSRFLLS
- the grpE gene encoding nucleotide exchange factor GrpE, encoding MTNEHKDVNHECTTSSEEELREVTTAQSLDEDSMQVEDETSESSQGEQEEVSELDLVKAQLEEETNKHLRLRADFDNYRKRVNLDREAAEKYKNQQVLHELLPVLDNFERALQVDATSEDAKALKKGIEMVYQTLQEVTKNAGLEPIDAVGQHFDAHSHQPVMTEKDEEQESGIVLQELQKGYRLKDRVIRPSMVKVNE